Within the Prevotella scopos JCM 17725 genome, the region TGAAAATTGTAGTACTTGCTAAGCAGGTACCTGACACAAGAAATGTGGGGAAAGATGCTATGACAGCCGAAGGCACGGTTAACCGTGCCGCACTGCCTGCCATCTTCAACCCTGAAGACCTAAACGCTTTGGAGCAGGCTCTGCGACTGAAGGAACAGAACCCAGGCTCTACTGTAGGAATCTTAACCATGGGTCCTCCACGTGCCGGAGAGATTATCCGCCAAGGTCTCTATCGTGGCACTGACACGGGTTGGCTGCTAACCGACCGTAAGTTTGCTGGTGCTGATACGCTCGCTACGTCATACGCTTTGGCGATGGCTGTAAAGAAAATCGGAGATGTTGACATTATCATCGGTGGACGTCAGGCTATCGATGGTGATACCGCACAGGTAGGACCACAGGTTGCGCAGAAGTTAGGACTCAACCAAGTTACCTACGCTGAGGAGATTCTAAAGATTGAAAATGGCAAGGCTACTATCCGCCGTCATATTGATGGTGGTGTAGAGACCGTTGTAGCTCCATTACCAGTTCTCATCACAGTGAACGGTACTGCTGCTCCAGCACGTCCTTGCAATGCCAAACTCGTTATGAAGTACAAGTATGCTACTTGTCCGATGGAGCGCAAAGGCGATGAGCCTTGGGCACACCTCTACGAGGAGCGTCCTTACCTCACACTGAATCAGTGGTCAGTTGCCGATGTCAATGGCGACGAGGCACAATGCGGTTTGAGTGGTTCGCCTACAAAGGTCAAGACGGTACAGAATATTGTCTTCCAAGCTAAGGAGAGCAAGACACTCACTGGTTCAGACGAGGATGTAGAGGGACTCATCAAGGAACTGTTAGGAGAGAAGATTATTGGTTAAATAAAAAACAAATAACCGACTGACCAACCAACTAACAAGCCAACCGACTGGCAAGCCAACCGGCCCCTCCCCCATCCCCTCCCCCAAAGGGAGGGGCCAAGAGCAGTTAGGTAGGTGTTTGGTCGAACATTTGATTTATGAACAACGTATTTGTATATTGCGAAATAGAGGAAACCACCGTACAGGAGGTTTCACAGGAGCTGTTGACCAAGGGTCGCAAGCTCGCAAATGAGTTAGGTGTGGAACTCCACGCCATCGCTGCTGGTAGTGGCATTAAGGGAAAGGTAGAAGACCAAATCCTGCCCTACGGCGTAGATAAACTCTTTATCTTTGACGGTGAGGGACTCTTCCCTTACACATCAGCACCACACACAGACATCCTCGTTAACCTCTTCACTGAGGAGAAGCCACAGATCTGTTTGATGGGTGCTACCGTTATCGGTCGTGACCTCGGTCCACGTGTGTCATCATCCTTGACAAGTGGTCTTACTGCCGATTGTACGCAACTTGAGATTGGTGACTACGAAGATAAGAAAGCAGGTAAGCGTTATGAGAACCTGCTCTATCAGATTCGTCCTGCCTTCGGTGGTAACATCGTTGCAACCATCGTCAACCCTGACCACCGTCCACAGATGGCTACCGTACGCTCTGGCGTTATGCAGAAGGCTGTATATGAGGGTAAGGCAAAAGGTGAGGTTGTCTATCCAGACGTTGCGAAGTATGTACCAGAGGTTGACTATGTTGTAAAGGTTATCGACCGTCATGTTGAGCCAGCACAGAACAACTTAAAGGGTGCGCCAATCGTTATCGCTGGTGGCTATGGTGTTGGTTCTAAGGAAGGTTTCGACTTACTCTTTAAGTTAGCTAAAGAACTTCATGGTGAGGTTGGTGCCAGCCGTGCCGCTGTTGATGCAGGTTGGGTAGATCACGATCGTCAGATTGGTCAGACCGGTGTTACCGTCCATCCAAAGGTTTACATTGCTTGTGGTATCTCTGGTCAGATTCAGCACATCGCTGGTATGCAGGATAGTGGTATCATCATCTCTATCAACAACGACCCAGACGCTCCTATCAATGCCATCGCTGACTATGTCATCAATGGTAGTGTTGAGGAGGTTGTTCCAAAGTTGATAAAGTATTATAAGCAGAATAGTAAGTAAAGCCTCACCCCCAGCCCCTCTCCGAATGGAGAGGGGAGTGAATACCACTGTCTGGTGTTATGAGGGGACGGATGGCTGTTAACATATTAGAATCGAACATGGGGAAAGGTGATTCACAATGGTTTGAAACTGCTTCTATAGACAGATACAACATATTAAAAGAATATGCAAAAGAGAATAGGCGTCACATGACAGATGCAGAGAAAGCCCTTTGGAATATTCTACGACAGCCAAAATGTAGTTATAAATTTAGGCGTCAACACCCTATATACGATTATATTGTAGATTTTATTTGCATAGAAAAGAAGCTTATAATAGAAGTTGATGGGGCTTATCACAGTGAACCTCAACAACAAGAAGACGACAGAATTCGTACAGAGACACTCTCTAATATGGGTTATAAAGTTATTCGCTTCACCAACGAAGAAGTATTATCAAACTCAAAAGTAGTTTTAAGAACTATCAAAGAAGAATTATCTTAGAAAATTATATTATAATAAAGTCCTAACAACCTCCAACAGAACATTTCACTCCCCTCTCCATTCGGTGAGGGGTTGGGGGTGAGGCCCTTTTTATCATGGCAAATTATTATACTGACCACCCAGAAATAGCGTTTCACTTGGAGCATCCATTGATGAAACGCATCGTAGAACTGAAAGAACGTAACTACGCTGATGCTTCTACCCACGCTGACGCACCGGTAAACTATGAGGATGCTATCGAAAACTACAAGCGCATCTTGGATATCACTGGTGATATTACAGCAAACATCATTGCACCTAACTCTGAGGCTGTTGACCTCGAAGGTCCACACCTTATCGACAACCGTATGCACTATGCCAGCAAGACTTTGGAGAACATTGAGGCTACTCGTCAGGCTGGATTGTGGGGCGTTTCAATGCCTCGTCGCTATGGCGGACTAAACCTCCCAAATGTTGTCTTCTCAATGATGTCTGAGTTGATTGCTGCTGCCGATGCTGGTTTCCAGAATATCTGGTCATTGCAGTCATGTATTGACACACTCTATGAGTTTGGTAATGAGGAGCAGCGACAGAAGTATATCCCACGTATCTGCGAGGGAGAGATGATGTCAATGGACCTCACCGAGCCTGATGCAGGTTCCGACCTTCAGCGTGTAATGCTCAAGGCTACCTTCGATGAGAAGGAGAACTGCTGGCGATTGAATGGTGTGAAGCGTTTCATCACCAATGGCGACTCTGACATTCACCTCGTCCTTGCTCGTTCTGAAGAGGGTACACGCGATGGTCGTGGACTCTCCATGTTCATCTATGACAAACGTGATGGCGGTGTTGACGTACGCCATATTGAGCATAAACTTGGTATCCACGGTTCTCCAACTTGCGAACTTGTTTACAAGAATGCGAAGGCAGAACTCTGCGGCAGCGACCGTATGGGTCTTATTAAGTATGTGATGGCATTGATGAATGGTGCTCGCCTCGGTATCGCAGCACAGTCTGTGGGTCTTGAGCAAGAGGCTTACAACGAGGGCTTGGCTTATGCTAAGGATCGTGCACAGTTTGGAAAGAAGATTGTCAACTTCCCTGCTGTCTATGATATGCTCTCTCGCATGAAGGCAAAACTCGATGCGGGTCGTTCTCTCTTGTATCAGACTGCACGCTATGTTGATATCTACAAGGCATTGGAAGATATTGCACGTGACCAGAAACTCACTCCTGAAGAGCGTCAGGAGATGAAGAAATATACTCGTCTTGCTGATGCCTTCACACCATTGGCAAAGGGTATCAACTCTGAGTATGCTAACCAAACAGCTTACGATTCTATCTCTATCCACGGTGGTTCTGGATTTATCATGGAGTACAAGTGTCAGCGTCTATATCGTGATGCACGTATCTTCTCTATCTACGAGGGTACAACACAGCTGCAGGTTGTTGCTGCCGTGCGTTACATCACTAACGGTACTTACCTCTCTATCATGAAGGAGATGCTTGAGGGCGAACTCTCTTGCGACTGCATGAAGGGTCTGCGTGACCGTGTTGCAAAGCTTGTTCAGCTCTATGAAGAGGCTGTTGAGAAGGTGAACGCAAGCGACAATCAGGATGTTCACGACTTCCTCGCACGCCGTCTTTACAATATGACAGCCGACATCATCGGTTCTCTCCTCCTCATTGAAGATGCTTCTAAGGCACCAGACCTCTTCAAGAAGTCTGCCCATGTCTTTGTTCGTATGGCCGAGGAAGAAGTTATTGGTCATACTGCTTATATCAAGGCATTCAACGCTGAAGACCTTGAGCAGTTCAAGGCTGTGGAAGAAGAGACAGAAGAAGCATAATCCTTTATTAGGATTCACATCATACAAAAGCAACCGAGCGCAATGCTTGGTTGCTTTTTTCGTTGCATAAAGTGGTTGACAGCCTTTGTCATGTTATAGACAGAATGACATAAAAACAGATTTCTTCAATGACAGATTCTTTTATCGAGCAAGTGCTCGATTTGATAATTAGCCAAGAAAGGCGTGTCTTCTAAAAGACGGAATGTACAAAAGGAACATTTTTTATATACATATTCTTTTATTGAGCAAGTGCTCGATGTTGCAATTCTACTGTCAGCAAACAATCTGTACATTGAATTATCTGTACATCATGTACATGTTGTCTATCTCACCATTTACCTACTGAACCATGTTTATACATCCTACGAATAAACACATCACAAAAGATAAGGGCAAACAATGCTGAAATAATTATAAATCTTAGTAGTTATCTGCTTATTTATAACTATCTTTGTCATTCATATTAAAAGGAGAAAACAAGATGAAGAAATATTTTAAAGCAAGTATGTTGCTGATGGGCTTATTGTTCATCCAGTCAACAACAGCATCTGCACAATGCCCTATCAAGGAACAGATAATGAATGGAGACGATGGCGGAGAAGGTCTGGAAAAGGCAAAACGTGAACGCGAAAAGACTCCTGTCAGCCACACGCTGATTATCTTCTTCGACAAGAAGACAGGCAACAAGCCTCTATTGAAAGCCATCAAGAAGCAGGGCTGTACCCTACTCTACAAATACAAGGAATTCAGTGGTGTAGCGGTCAAGGTTGACGAGAAACACGACGTTGATAAAGCTATCGCTGATTTCAAGAAAGTAAAGGGCGTGACAAGCGTGAACAAAGACGGAATTATGCAGTTGCAATAGGACTGGCTTAATTCATAATTATGATTACCATTATCTGCTGTATTTATTACTGTGGATGAAGATAGGATTTCAAAGTTCATAATTATGGAATGAACTGCTGGAGAAATGTCCAAGATTCAAAGCATGGGTAGAAAGTATGGAAGAAGTCCTTAAATAAAAGAAAAACACTTCCATACTTTCCACATTATCCTCCTACCGACTCATTGTCAGCACAACCTCTTTTCCTTTCTTCAGATTTACAGTTCCGCTATAAACCATATTGTCCTTGCTGATTTGTTTGTCAGCGGTAGTATGATATACTTCCAGTTGATAATTACCTGAAACGATATTCTGCATTTTGAAGTCGACATCATAGCGACAGATACAGTTTGTCAGCATATCCTTGTCAGGACACAGAACGAGGATAATCTTCCCCTCACTGCCGCTTGCATCAACATGGAACAGGTCGATGGCACAGTTATCCATAACGTCTGCAAAGCGTGCATTGACAATATTATCCTCACCGAGTGAGAGGTGCAACACTGATTTCTGTCCTACAAAACTATTATAGTATTCAGGACGAGAATCCAACAAAGAAGCAGAAGCCTTGCAGCCTGACGACTTCACATCACTTACTCCAATACTCCCAACAACAGCGTTTTCCGTTGAACAAGATAACATCAACACAGATAGGCAGAATATAGCCAAACAATTAATAGATCTCCAATGTTTCATTCTTATTTCTATTTAAAATTTAGTCAATCAAGGTAATACACGGCAAATATAAAAAAGAAGCTTCAAATCTCCAAGCAACAGACTTTAAAATTTACTAACGCTAAGAGAAAACTAAAAGCAAAAGAACAAAACAGCAAGAACAATTTGTCGTTTTGTTCTTTTATCTTTTAAGTAACCCCTTAATTCCGCAGCACTTTTTCTTGTGAGATGATTTTGTGTGTTGAGATGTCTTTTTGCCTCTACGTGTGATAGAAAGCGAGCTTAGGCTGGAATTTGTCCTTGCAGGCGCATACAATCCCCCACCCAAGCCAATGGGGAAAATGAATGCCACAAAGACATGCTGTTTATTCAAGGAAAACTTCAGAGTAGTATGCTTTATTGGTATAAAGGTTCAGAACGTTCTGCCTTCCTGTGCGCACCCATTTCGCTAACACGCTGACAAAATGCAGGATAAAGGCTTTCAGCCTGCTTGTCTTTTTCAAAGGCTTAACCTTTTCGCTTGCTCCACGTTCATTGTAGAATGTAATGATGTCTTTCTCGGTAGATGTCCAATTATTGGTAAGGATACAGCGGTATGTGTATATCACTCCGAACATATCCGTCTGTTGCTTGCCCTCCTTGTCTTTCAAGGGACTACGCTGTACGATAAGCCTGTATGACTTTCCTTCGATGAGGTTGTCCATGCTGACAGAGGTAACATCGCATTTCTCATAGCCAACCTCAATGCTCTTCCATTCTTTCTGCTGGCGGAACTCCTCATGTCGGCTGCCGCAGTTGGTTGCACGTATATAGAAAGTGTTGCAGTGCGGCTCTATGGTTTGGATGATTTCCTTTGAGAATGACCCGCAGTCAGCACGGAAACGCTCTATCACCACACCAAGTTCTGAGGTTACACGGTCCATAATGTGATAAATTCCACCGAAAGAAGTGATATTCTCGTTTTTAATTGCTATCTTTGTCATGTCAGATTTTTACTTACTTGTTATATTTGCAGCACCAAGATAGGTGAAATTTCTGACATATCCAAGTGTTTTGAGAACTTTGTTTCTCAGACACTTGGAGTTCTTAAAAGAATTTATGCTGCGGAATTAAGGTTATTCATAATAATCTCTAACATATTTTTTTGATGACGGACCATATCTTCTACGTCCCATTCTAAGCCAAATGGACGTTTCTTTTTCTCGTCTTTAATACCGTTATTGTAATTATCTTGGCATATCTGCAACATAATTCTGAACTTTAAGGAAGCAACACTCACCTGATTGGACTTTATATCAAGATAGCGATTCTTTTTATCAATTGGATTCCAGTTTGAGCCAGAACTATTTGCATCAGAACCCATCATGGCAAAATTGCCATAGCAGTTTATATCACGCGAACTAATTGGCATATTGTCTCCAGCCTTAGCTTGCGGATAATAATGCTCCAAACTTTTTCTAGTTCGAGAAAAATAGAAGTTATTGAAAGCATCCAACTCAAAATCACTACAACCTAATGAATTGAAAAAATCTTTTCGATTACGAGAATTCTTCTTTGCTTTGTTACCTCGCAGTTCAACAACATATTTCTTCCAAAGCTTATAATCTGTATAATTAAATACATACAAAGGAATATTGCATGCACCGATGGGGTAGATACGATTGAAGTCCCGATTCACTTCTTCTAATTCAACATTCAATTCACCATTATTAAAAATAGTCTCATCAAAACTATTTGGCTTCGGCTGATTTATGTCGTTGAGTTTACTTGCATCGAGATACACATCAAAGAAATACTTATCAGCCAGTTTTCTTAAGAATTCCACATAATTATTACGGTCCCAATCCTCAAACAAGTGGTATAAACAATAGAACAGATAGTTTTTTCTTTGCTTAGGTGTGAAAGCGACTTCAAACATAGACAATAATTGAATAACCTCATTTTGTTGTGCCTTATTGTCCTCATACAAATCCTTTAGATAAGCAGCCTTACTACCTTTCTTGTAAAAATATTGCAACTTCCATGGATTCTCAATGGCTCTATCTTCACTATTGGCGTGATGTATTATATAATTATCAAGATAGTACTTAGCCAAAAGAAGGTTGTATGCGAAGTCTTTGACAAAGTCTGGAGTAAGACGTACTTTTTCAAACTCCTTGATTAGTTCCTTGTCATCAAGCGTGAAACTCAAAGGGTCAAAATTATCTTCGTTTCGCATCCTCGTAATCTTCAGTACAATGAGCAGGAAGTTCGGAAAATCTATTATGGGCTGGAAACGATCGTTTATGTCATCTTCTTCCTTCTTTTCTATCTTTTTTATAGGTGTATTTAAAAGATCTGAAATAGTTTTCATTCCTAATGATAAAGAAGACTCCACATTAGAATTCGGAAAGTCGTTGAAAGATTCTATATCAAAACTGCCCATTGTTTTACCAAAGACACTTGTCATCCCAGGGAACTTCTGCTGAATATAGAAACTCATGTCACTACAAGCCTCCCATATACGACTAAACTTCTCCATAGCTTCTTCATTGCCAATTAGTTGCTCACAGAGTTTGGCTTTTACTATTTCGTGCTTTTCTAACTGCTCACCGCGAGAGTTCATAACTTCAAAATAGTGATTCAAATCTACGTCTTTCGGCACACGATAATGGATGATATGCACCTTGTCCAAGAAAAAAGACTTAAAAGATTCAATATCAGCATTCTTGTCACCGACAATCTCGTTGAGTGCTTCCTTTGCATAATGGAAGCCATTAAGAATACCCATATCGTTTTCATCACCAAACGCAGGCATTTTTTTTATTGTCGCTGCCGAAATTTTTCTTGCAGAATAAGTAAGAGTATTTGGAATATCCTTTATGCCCAATGCCTTTAGGATAATGTAGATTGTTGTCAATCGCTGTTGTCCGTCAATAACTTCATAAATATTATCATCTCGCTTGTATGTGACAAGAGTACCTATATAATAAACAGGCTTTTCCAACGAATCATATACATCCTTTATCAAGGCGTATATTTCTTCTCGTCCCCAGGCATAATTACGCTGATAGATAGGTATCTTGTATAATATAGAAGCCCCTCTTTTTGAGAAATAGATATCATGAATAGAGCACTCTTCAAGAATATTATTCAAATCTTTCATTGTCTTCAATTTTTATAGAAACCATTTGTTTGGAAAAAATACAGATAGTTTTCATACACACCATCTTTCTCGTCCTTTAGATTCTTCAATGTTTCACCATCGCCATTAAACTCGTAGCATTTCTGCGCCCAACCATCTTTAATGTCATCATTTGAAAGCGGGTTAAGCTTGTCTGCCAAAGCACTCAGTAATGAAGTCGGTGTATCTTGCTTAGCAATCAGTTTATACATATTAAATGTATTGATCTTTTCACTCCACCCCATAATGTAGTTTTGTGCAGAAAGCCAACCAAGATTAGTATATTGTGCTCTCAAGGAATAAGCCCAAATGAATGCGTATATGACAAATTGTTCAAACAAGTCAACATCTTCTTTTGTCGGATATGTCTCTGGGCAGAATCTGTCAACGTAAAGCAGAATAGAGGTGTCAAACATCAGACGTGTTATACCATTACCTATTCCTTTTTTGAAGTGCCGGTCTAATGTTTTAACTATTATATTGTCATTGATATAGAATCCCTCATACTTATTGTTATTCTGAATATCTTTTAGTATATTATAATAGTGCTTTGTATATTCAAAAACGGCTTACCGGCAATTATCGGTGTGTCTAATTGGAACGCATTTACATCCCGAGTACCTGAGACAAAAGGCATTGCAGAAGAATTAACCATATCTGCATAGCAATAGGCACTCTTGTAGAATTGGGCATAAGGCGTTCTTGCTGAACGAGTAACACCTTTGAACATATGGACGTTATGCTCATTCAAGATATTAGCTTTGTTGCCTGCTACCCATTCTTTGATACGATATAGGTAATTACCAAAGAAATCAGCTAAATCTCTTTGTGAAACCTGTTCCCAATCCTTTACTATTCTTTCTGTTTCATCCTCGTTGATGTTATTCATCTCGCGTAGATGGTATGCTTTCAACAAATCATGAGGATAAAGAGCTTTACCCCGTACATTTTGAGAGTCAAAAAACTGAAAAGCTTCAGACACATCGGTGGTTATCACAACAATCAACTCACACCTGTTCTCAATATAATCCTTAAGATGCTCCATCTCCCGTTGATATTCAACTGCCGAATCATTGTCTTCCAACTTTAATCCAACCCTACGGAAAAGTGCATTATAGTTGTTAGCGATATTATGATCATTGTATGTATTGTCATATATCTTTTGTCTCAAAAACTCGATACTATTTTCTCCTAATGCCGTCAGAAGAAGAGAGAAAGTAATGATGCGTTGCTGTCCATCAACAATATCATATTGTCCCTTTTCCTTTGTTTTGTGAAGGATAAGCGTACCAACCCTGTATCTTTCCTTATTACTATTCTTGGCATCAATAATATCATCGAGCAATTGTATGGCATTCCGAGCTGTCCATTTGTATGGACGCTGGTAAAGAGGCACACATAGCTCTACATCCTTGATAGGCTCCTCGCAATTCGTTATGGTTTTGCGAAGTAGTAAATCGCCTATAGTAGTTATTGATAATGTTAAACTATTCATAATATGAGTATTAGTTATATGTGTTTACACATCGTAATCCGAACCATGGTAAAAGGTCTGTATAACAACTGAAACATCATTTTATATGTTTTTATCTACAATCTTACTCAATTCCTCTTCAACTTCCTCTACCGTAGGCAGAGCCGATTTCAAA harbors:
- a CDS encoding electron transfer flavoprotein subunit beta/FixA family protein codes for the protein MSLKIVVLAKQVPDTRNVGKDAMTAEGTVNRAALPAIFNPEDLNALEQALRLKEQNPGSTVGILTMGPPRAGEIIRQGLYRGTDTGWLLTDRKFAGADTLATSYALAMAVKKIGDVDIIIGGRQAIDGDTAQVGPQVAQKLGLNQVTYAEEILKIENGKATIRRHIDGGVETVVAPLPVLITVNGTAAPARPCNAKLVMKYKYATCPMERKGDEPWAHLYEERPYLTLNQWSVADVNGDEAQCGLSGSPTKVKTVQNIVFQAKESKTLTGSDEDVEGLIKELLGEKIIG
- a CDS encoding electron transfer flavoprotein subunit alpha/FixB family protein; protein product: MNNVFVYCEIEETTVQEVSQELLTKGRKLANELGVELHAIAAGSGIKGKVEDQILPYGVDKLFIFDGEGLFPYTSAPHTDILVNLFTEEKPQICLMGATVIGRDLGPRVSSSLTSGLTADCTQLEIGDYEDKKAGKRYENLLYQIRPAFGGNIVATIVNPDHRPQMATVRSGVMQKAVYEGKAKGEVVYPDVAKYVPEVDYVVKVIDRHVEPAQNNLKGAPIVIAGGYGVGSKEGFDLLFKLAKELHGEVGASRAAVDAGWVDHDRQIGQTGVTVHPKVYIACGISGQIQHIAGMQDSGIIISINNDPDAPINAIADYVINGSVEEVVPKLIKYYKQNSK
- a CDS encoding endonuclease domain-containing protein, yielding MGKGDSQWFETASIDRYNILKEYAKENRRHMTDAEKALWNILRQPKCSYKFRRQHPIYDYIVDFICIEKKLIIEVDGAYHSEPQQQEDDRIRTETLSNMGYKVIRFTNEEVLSNSKVVLRTIKEELS
- a CDS encoding acyl-CoA dehydrogenase family protein yields the protein MANYYTDHPEIAFHLEHPLMKRIVELKERNYADASTHADAPVNYEDAIENYKRILDITGDITANIIAPNSEAVDLEGPHLIDNRMHYASKTLENIEATRQAGLWGVSMPRRYGGLNLPNVVFSMMSELIAAADAGFQNIWSLQSCIDTLYEFGNEEQRQKYIPRICEGEMMSMDLTEPDAGSDLQRVMLKATFDEKENCWRLNGVKRFITNGDSDIHLVLARSEEGTRDGRGLSMFIYDKRDGGVDVRHIEHKLGIHGSPTCELVYKNAKAELCGSDRMGLIKYVMALMNGARLGIAAQSVGLEQEAYNEGLAYAKDRAQFGKKIVNFPAVYDMLSRMKAKLDAGRSLLYQTARYVDIYKALEDIARDQKLTPEERQEMKKYTRLADAFTPLAKGINSEYANQTAYDSISIHGGSGFIMEYKCQRLYRDARIFSIYEGTTQLQVVAAVRYITNGTYLSIMKEMLEGELSCDCMKGLRDRVAKLVQLYEEAVEKVNASDNQDVHDFLARRLYNMTADIIGSLLLIEDASKAPDLFKKSAHVFVRMAEEEVIGHTAYIKAFNAEDLEQFKAVEEETEEA
- a CDS encoding DUF262 domain-containing protein — translated: MKDLNNILEECSIHDIYFSKRGASILYKIPIYQRNYAWGREEIYALIKDVYDSLEKPVYYIGTLVTYKRDDNIYEVIDGQQRLTTIYIILKALGIKDIPNTLTYSARKISAATIKKMPAFGDENDMGILNGFHYAKEALNEIVGDKNADIESFKSFFLDKVHIIHYRVPKDVDLNHYFEVMNSRGEQLEKHEIVKAKLCEQLIGNEEAMEKFSRIWEACSDMSFYIQQKFPGMTSVFGKTMGSFDIESFNDFPNSNVESSLSLGMKTISDLLNTPIKKIEKKEEDDINDRFQPIIDFPNFLLIVLKITRMRNEDNFDPLSFTLDDKELIKEFEKVRLTPDFVKDFAYNLLLAKYYLDNYIIHHANSEDRAIENPWKLQYFYKKGSKAAYLKDLYEDNKAQQNEVIQLLSMFEVAFTPKQRKNYLFYCLYHLFEDWDRNNYVEFLRKLADKYFFDVYLDASKLNDINQPKPNSFDETIFNNGELNVELEEVNRDFNRIYPIGACNIPLYVFNYTDYKLWKKYVVELRGNKAKKNSRNRKDFFNSLGCSDFELDAFNNFYFSRTRKSLEHYYPQAKAGDNMPISSRDINCYGNFAMMGSDANSSGSNWNPIDKKNRYLDIKSNQVSVASLKFRIMLQICQDNYNNGIKDEKKKRPFGLEWDVEDMVRHQKNMLEIIMNNLNSAA